The Hemibagrus wyckioides isolate EC202008001 linkage group LG15, SWU_Hwy_1.0, whole genome shotgun sequence genome window below encodes:
- the LOC131365864 gene encoding serine/threonine-protein kinase pim-1-like — MQMVSKQNRHENVLELFEWFEMSDCYILILERPSPCTDLWKFQEKHGCWLSEPLAQQFMRQVVQAARHCCDCGVLHRDIKPENILINTDTLQLKLIDFGCGDLLQDTPYRYYAGTRAYIPPEWLCEGEYFGVPATVWSLGILLFIMVCGDYPFQCEEDVINRNMHFPEGLSEGCRDLILWCLARHPPSRPTFEEILSHKWFEEPQKNIKDGMTNFKFDVLSEVDMEDVGTNNGWPGCPGVALKMYLGPLPYLTALEKTLVEGWHIGSFARPREGGCMGWYPRMHWNIVRFMDNTLDLTPRGHYEVHGEDMDSTPATGSTSQRFAFMRTPAVASAGSPSQWAIPSPSTATKTFQR; from the exons ATGCAAATGGTGTCCAAGCAAAATCGGCATGAGAATGTCTTGGAGCTGTTTGAGTGGTTCGAGATGTCGGACTGCTACATTCTGATCTTGGAGCGACCCAGCCCCTGCACAGACCTCTGGAAATTCCAGGAAAAACACGGTTGTTGGCTGTCAGAACCACTGGCACAACAATTCATGCGCCAAGTGGTTCAGGCTGCTCGCCACTGCTGTGACTGTGGTGTCCTGCACCGTGACATCAAGCCAGAGAATATTCTGATCAACACCGACACACTGCAGCTGAAGCTGATCGACTTTGGCTGTGGTGATTTGCTGCAGGACACCCCCTACAGATATTATGCAG gAACCAGAGCTTACATCCCACCTGAGTGGTTATGTGAGGGAGAGTATTTCGGTGTTCCTGCTACCGTCTGGAGTCTGGGAATTCTTTTGTTCATCATGGTGTGTGGAGACTATCCCTTCCAGTGCGAAGAAGACGTCATTAACCGCAATATGCACTTCCCTGAGGGCCTGTCTGAAG gttgCCGTGACCTGATCTTATGGTGTCTGGCGCGACATCCTCCCTCCCGCCCAACATTCGAGGAAATCCTCAGCCACAAGTGGTTTGAGGAACCTCAGAAGAACATCAAG GATGGCATGACCAAT TTTAAGTTTGATGTTTTGAGTGAAGTTGATATGGAGGATGTGGGCACAAATAATGGTTGGCCTGGATGTCCTGGTGTTGCTCTGAAGATGTACTTGGGTCCACTCCCATATCTCACTGCTCTGGAAAAAACACTCGTCGAAGGCTGGCACATCGGTAGTTTCGCCCGTCCAAGGGAGGGGGGGTGTATGGGCTGGTATCCGAGGATGCATTGGAACATAGTGAGGTTCATGGACAA CACATTAGACCTTACACCTAGGGGTCACTATGAGGTCCACGGCGAAGACATGGATTCAACCCCAGCAACAGGCTCTACCAGCCAGCGATTTGCATTCATGCGTACACCGGCAGTGGCTTCTGCAGGTTCACCTTCACAGTGGGCTATTCCAAGTCCCTCCACGGCCACCAAAACATTTCAGAGGTAG